Part of the Kangiella geojedonensis genome is shown below.
CCTTTCATTATTGCTTTCTTTGAATAAGGCTAACGCCCAAGATATCAGTTTCAGCTTTGAACGATCCGATATTGAACAATCGTCACATCAGCCTTTAGCGATTGCCTTTTTTGAGTTTTTGCAGGGTGAAATAACCGCCGCACAGTTAAGTTCAGCCGATTACCACTGGAAGTTCAATAAGCATGCTCCATCGGCTTAATTACATCTGGCGAGTATTTGCCACAGGGCTGTCCTTCACTACTTTTGGCTTGGGGGGACTGTTCTTATCGCTATTTGTTTTCCCGGTGATAAAAGTTTTCAATCCCGACCCCGACATTCGAAAGCGTAAAGCTCGTTATTTAGTTCATCGTTCTTGGCGCTTTTTTATCAGTTTTATGCAGAGTTTGGGGATTTTTAGCTTTGATCTCGAGGCTGCGCGCAAAGAACTTCAAGGCGTTGAAGGTAAAGTCATTATCGCTAATCACCCAACCTTAATTGATGTGGTCGCTTTAATATCCCTTATCCCAAGAGCCGATTGTGTGGTGAAACAAGGTTTGTGGAATAACTTCTTTTTGAAAAGAGTCGTCCGAGTAGCTGATTTTATTAATAATGATCAAGATGTGAATAAGCTCATTGAAAGCTGTAAAAAAACCCTCGAAGAAGGGTATAATCTAGTCGTATTTCCTGAGGGTACTCGCACAGTTCCTAATCAACCGTTAAAATTACAGCGCGGCGCCGCAAATATTGCTATTCGCTGCCAACAAAAACTTTTGCCGGTGATCATCGACTGCAACCCAACCACATTAACTAAACAAGAAAAGTGGTACCAGATCCCATCACGACGAGCTAAGTTCTCCATGCGTGTGGTCCAGGAAATCAACATTACTCCGTTTTTGCAAATGGATAAAAGCGAATCAATCGCTGCAAGAAGATTAACGGAGCATATTAAAACAGTGTTTACTGAGGAAATTTTGAAGAATGAGACCAATTGAAAACGAGATCAAAGCGGTCATTATTGAATCACTTGATCTAGAAGATATTAGCATTGATGACATTGAGACTTCTGAGCCATTATTTGGGGATGGCCTCGGTTTAGATTCTATTGACGCACTCGAATTAGGATTAGCCTTAAAAAAGAAGTTTGATATAAAGCTTGACTCTAACTCTGAAGAATCGAAAAAACATTTTTATTCAGTCAGCACTTTAGCAGACTTCATAGAGCAACAAAAAAGGACTGCGTAATGACTAAGTTAGAAACAAAAGAGCAAATCTATCAACAACTTGTTGTTATTTTGGTAGAAGACTTTGAAGTAGAGTCTGATGATATCAGTTTAGAAGCTAATCTCTATACGGATCTTGATCTCGATAGTATTGATACAGTGGACTTGGTCATTAAACTTCAAGAGATCACTGGGAAGTCCGTTAACCCTGAGACTTTCAAAGCCGTTCGCACTATGCAGCACGTTGTTGACGCAGTTTATGACCTAGTACACGACTAATGGCTCTATTGCTCAAAGTTGCCATCGCTTTGGTAGTATTAGTATATCCCATAGCGATCTATTTTGGGCTTCAGTATCTTCAGCCTAAATATTTAGCCATCAGTTTAGCAGCCTTAGTTATACTGCGTGCACTCTTCACAAACAACCAACTTCTTAAGGCCGTAAAAGGGCTTTGGGTTGTCATACTAGTGGTAGGATTAACTCTTGCCGGTTTTAGTTACTTTAAAAACACCGATCTTGGCTTAAAGCTTTATCCCGTGATTATTTCTGCCAGTTTCCTCGCTTTATTTAGCTACAGTCTCTTTAAACCACCCTCTGTTATTGAACGCTTAGCACGCCTTCAAGATCCAGATTTACCACCAGATGGAGTTCGTTACACCAGAGCAGTGACACAAGTATGGTGTGTCTTTTTTGTCTTCAACATGACAATCGCGCTATACACCGTTTTCTTTTCTACTACCGAAATATGGGCGCTTTATAACGGTTTCATATCCTATTTGTTAATGGGGGTTTTATTTATTTCTGAGCTAGCTTACCGCAAATGGGTTCTACAAAAAGGCGGTGATTAATGGATCACATCACAGCACAAATTAAACAATTACTTGAAAGCGACAGCGACCAGCTGGTCGCATTTAACGACAGACAGTCATTTTCTCGTCGTGATTTTCAAAAGCATGTTTTGCAAGCCGCGGCGAACCTTGAGCAGCTTTCCCATCAAAAGTATTTGCTATTTGCTGATAACACCTATGATTTTGCCGTTAATTTTATGGCGTTAATCATAGCTGGGAAAGATATCGTGTTGACCGCTAATACCAAGCCTGACTGGCTTAAATCCATTGGTCAGTCCTATCAAGCAGTCCTTTCTGATTCGTCTGATGCTGACAGTTTGTCGATTACACATTACCTCAACAGTGTTGCTCCTACTGACAAATTAGACATACCCAACAACCTGCTAAACATTCTCTCCCAGAGCAAGATCCAATTTTATACCTCAGGCTCCAGTAGCGAGCCTAAGGCCGTTTCCAAGCACTTCTCTCAATTGTTGTTAGAAGCACATAATTTAGAACAGTTGTTCGGAGCAGCTATCAGAAATAGCAAAGTCTTCGCCACAGTGTCGCACCACCATATTTATGGCCTTATTTTTAGGTTGCTCTGGCCTTTATTTTACAAAAAGCCGTTTAACACCAATATTTTGCTTTACCCTGAAGAATTAGTAGCCGCCAGTCAGCATTATTCAGATATCTGCTTAATCTCCAGCCCTGCTTTTTTATCGCGTCATGATAAACAGCTATCCGATATAGCGTTAACTCAATGCTTTAGCTCAGGGAGTCTTCTGTCGCCCAAAGCGGCTCACTTAACGCGAAAGCAATTCAACCTTTATCCCGTCGAAGTATTTGGTAGTACAGAAACCGGGGGCATTGGGTATCGCACCCAAGCCAATAATAATACTGTCTGGAGCCTGTTTCCCAGCGTCGCATTAACGCTCAACAAAGAAGGGCGGGCTAGGCTAACGTCTCCGTATATACCAAATCCTGAGTACCTAGATGATAACATTGAAATCATTGGGGAGAGTCAATTCCGCTTACATGGACGCACTGATAGAGTTGTTAAAATCGAAGAAAAAAGAGTGTCGCTAGATGCTCTCGAACAAGCTATAAAGGAGTCGAGCTTGGTCGACGACTGCAAAGTTGTTGTCATACAACAGCATAGAACTTTTATTGGCGCTGTGGTTGAACTTAGCGATAGTGGAAGCGATTTTTTAAAGAACCACTCTAAACTCCAGCTCAACCAACAACTTAAAGAGATGCTAGATTCAAAGTTTGAGGCAGTTGCGATCCCGAGAAAGTGGCGTTATTTTGACCATTTACCCTATAATTCACAGGGAAAGCTTCCCATCAACACACTGGTCACACTATTTTAATATGACATTCCCTGACGTTTTGAACAAACTGCAAACCGACGATGCCACTATGGTCGAACTTGACATAGATCCTAGGCTGCAAGCTTTTGAAGGGCATTTTGACTCATTCCCTATTGTGCCTGGAGTGATACAAATTCAGTGGGCATTGCATTTCTTCCAACAAATATTTCACTCTGAGTCATCCGCAATTGCATGGCGTATCAACAAAGTCACAGCGTTAAAATTCCAACATGTCATCGCCCCCCACAGCAAGGTTAATTTACACTTATCCTTTGATGAAGCTAAGTGTTGCTTAACCTTCAAATTTAATAACGATGAACACACTTACTCTTCTGGCAAGCTGTTTCTGGAAAAAAGCTAATCATCATGGCATCTAACGACTACTGTATTATTATTCCTAACTATAACCATACTCAACATATCGAGAATGTTCTGCAGCAGATATCTCAGCAGCAGCTGCCGGTTATTTTGATCAATGATGGGAGCAACGCTAAAACTAAGACGTTTTTAATCGAGACTGCCCGCAAATTTAAGTTTGTTAGCTTAATCCACCTTGAGACAAATCAAGGAAAGGGTGGCGCCGTGATTACTGGACTTCTTGAAGCTCATCGCCAAGGATATAGTCATGCAATACAAGTCGACGCCGATGGTCAGCATGCTATTAACGATATCCCCAAATTTATTAACCTCAGCGAAGATGCTTCTCAAGCTGTGATTTGTGGCATACCAGACTACGACAAGTCTGTGCCTTTAGGTCGACTCATACCTCGTTACATTACTCATTTTTGGGTTTGGGTAGAAACACTGTCCTTTCGGATTAAAGATTCGATGTGTGGCTTTCGTTTATACCCCTTGAGTAGTACCACAGAGTTAATTCGCAATACTCGCATTGGCAAACGCATGGATTTTGACACTGAAATCTTGGTTAAGCTTGACTGGAAAGCCGTTCCCATCATTAACTTACCCACTAAAGTCACCTATCCAGAGGATGGTTCTTCACATTTCCGTATGTGGCAAGACAATTGGCTAATTACAAAAATGCACACCCGCCTTTTCTTCGGCATGCTCGTTAGGCTGCCGAAGTTAATTGCGCGACACTTTACGCACTCAACCCCAAAAACCACACTATGAAAGATAAGCACTGGTCGGCAACTCAAGAGCGCGGCTCAACCTTCGGTATTCAGTTACTGGTTTGGCTGTATCGTGTCTTTGGTCAGTGGCTATTCCGACTGGTACTGATTCCTGTCATCGGCTACTTTACCCTGACCGGTAATAAAGCAAAGCAAGCTTCTTATGATTATCTAAGACGTGTAAATGCTTATACCCATAATCCAGCAAAAGTTCGCTGGTATCATGTTTATAAACACTTTTATCAATTCGGTATTGCCGCTGTCGACAAAATTCGTGCATGGTTAGACGATATAAAGCTAAGTGACGTCACCATTCACCACCCACAAGTTTTCCAACAACTGAGAGACAGTAGTCCTAAGCAAGGAGCACTATTTATTGGCTCTCACCTCGGTAACTTAGAGTTATGCCGTGCCATCGGTGAAAACGATACTGATATAAAAATTAATGCGCTAGTCTTTACAAAGCACGCTTTGAAATTTCAGTCCGCCTTGGAAAAATTTAACCCCAATGCGCAATTGAACTTAATACAAGTAGATTCGCTTGGTGCTGAAACGGCTATTGAGCTTAAAGATAAAGTCGATAACGGTGAGATAGTCATCATTGTGGGCGATCGCACCTCTGTTACCCAGTACGGACGAGTTAGTTACGCCGAGTTTCTTGGTCAACCAGCTCCTTTTTCGCAAGGACCATTTATTTTAGCGAATGTATTAGACTGCCCGACTTACTTGATCTTCTGCCTCAAGCAGTCACGGGGCTACCACATCTATTTAGAGCACTTCGCCGACAGTTTGAAGCTCAGTAGAACTGAGCGGGCTCAACAGTTACAATCAATCATTCAGCGGTACGCGAGCCGATTAGAATACTATTGCCTAAAAGCACCTTATCAGTGGTTTAACTTTTTTAAATTTTGGCAAAAAGACGATAAAGCGCATATCACGCGTGCCGCAATCAACAAAAACGAGAAGCAATCCAGTGACAACAGCTAATTCAACAATCACTTTTGGTCTTTCAAAGATCACTATTGAACACATTAATGCCATGGCAAAAGGCCAAGCGCAGATATCTCTTAGTTCTGATAAAAACTTTAAAGAGACCATAGAGCAGGGTGCTAATTTTCTCAAGAACTTGCTGCAAGAAGACGGTGTTATTTATGGCGTAACCACTGGTTATGGCGATTCAGTGACTGAGCAGGTACCGCTGGGTAATGTCCATGAGCTTCCACTTCACCTGACTCGTTTTCACGGCTGTGGTTTAGGGGATACTTTTTCGGTTGAAGAAACTCGCGCTATTTTGGGCGCGCGACTTACATCCCTAACCCAAGGTTATTCAGGCGTAACATGGGAATTGTTAGAGCAACTTGAAACCTTACTGGCCCATGACATCATGCCTCGAATTCCTCAAGAGGGCTCCGTAGGCGCTAGTGGTGATCTTACTCCGCTATCGTATGTTGCAGCCGTTTTAGTCGGCGAGCGTGAGGTTTTTTATAAGGGTGAATTAAGGTCAACTAACGATGTTTTTGAGGAGCTTAACATTAAGCCCTTAACGCTACAGCCTAAAGAAGGCTTGGCCATTATGAACGGCACAGCTGTAATGACGGCGCTTGCATGCATCGCATATCAACGTGCTGAATACTTAATTGAGCTTTGCTCTCGAATTACTGCTTTGTGCTCAATCGCATTACAGGGCAATAGTGCGCATTTCGATGATATTCTGTTTAACGCTAAGCCACACCCTGGTCAAAACCAAGTGGCAGCCTGGATTAGAGACGACCTGAATCACCACAAGCATCCGCGTAATTCCAGTCGCCTGCAGGACCGCTACTCTATACGCTGCGCACCACACATCATTGGTGCAGTGAAAGATTCTTTACCTTGGATGCGTCAAATCATCGAGACCGAACTGAATAGCGCTAATGACAATCCGATCATTGATGGCGAAGGCCAACATGTTTTGCATGGGGGCCACTTCTATGGTGGGCACATAG
Proteins encoded:
- a CDS encoding lysophospholipid acyltransferase family protein; protein product: MLHRLNYIWRVFATGLSFTTFGLGGLFLSLFVFPVIKVFNPDPDIRKRKARYLVHRSWRFFISFMQSLGIFSFDLEAARKELQGVEGKVIIANHPTLIDVVALISLIPRADCVVKQGLWNNFFLKRVVRVADFINNDQDVNKLIESCKKTLEEGYNLVVFPEGTRTVPNQPLKLQRGAANIAIRCQQKLLPVIIDCNPTTLTKQEKWYQIPSRRAKFSMRVVQEINITPFLQMDKSESIAARRLTEHIKTVFTEEILKNETN
- a CDS encoding phosphopantetheine-binding protein, whose translation is MRPIENEIKAVIIESLDLEDISIDDIETSEPLFGDGLGLDSIDALELGLALKKKFDIKLDSNSEESKKHFYSVSTLADFIEQQKRTA
- a CDS encoding acyl carrier protein, with translation MTKLETKEQIYQQLVVILVEDFEVESDDISLEANLYTDLDLDSIDTVDLVIKLQEITGKSVNPETFKAVRTMQHVVDAVYDLVHD
- a CDS encoding COG4648 family protein, yielding MALLLKVAIALVVLVYPIAIYFGLQYLQPKYLAISLAALVILRALFTNNQLLKAVKGLWVVILVVGLTLAGFSYFKNTDLGLKLYPVIISASFLALFSYSLFKPPSVIERLARLQDPDLPPDGVRYTRAVTQVWCVFFVFNMTIALYTVFFSTTEIWALYNGFISYLLMGVLFISELAYRKWVLQKGGD
- a CDS encoding AMP-binding protein, which produces MDHITAQIKQLLESDSDQLVAFNDRQSFSRRDFQKHVLQAAANLEQLSHQKYLLFADNTYDFAVNFMALIIAGKDIVLTANTKPDWLKSIGQSYQAVLSDSSDADSLSITHYLNSVAPTDKLDIPNNLLNILSQSKIQFYTSGSSSEPKAVSKHFSQLLLEAHNLEQLFGAAIRNSKVFATVSHHHIYGLIFRLLWPLFYKKPFNTNILLYPEELVAASQHYSDICLISSPAFLSRHDKQLSDIALTQCFSSGSLLSPKAAHLTRKQFNLYPVEVFGSTETGGIGYRTQANNNTVWSLFPSVALTLNKEGRARLTSPYIPNPEYLDDNIEIIGESQFRLHGRTDRVVKIEEKRVSLDALEQAIKESSLVDDCKVVVIQQHRTFIGAVVELSDSGSDFLKNHSKLQLNQQLKEMLDSKFEAVAIPRKWRYFDHLPYNSQGKLPINTLVTLF
- a CDS encoding ApeI family dehydratase, with translation MTFPDVLNKLQTDDATMVELDIDPRLQAFEGHFDSFPIVPGVIQIQWALHFFQQIFHSESSAIAWRINKVTALKFQHVIAPHSKVNLHLSFDEAKCCLTFKFNNDEHTYSSGKLFLEKS
- a CDS encoding glycosyltransferase family 2 protein, whose protein sequence is MASNDYCIIIPNYNHTQHIENVLQQISQQQLPVILINDGSNAKTKTFLIETARKFKFVSLIHLETNQGKGGAVITGLLEAHRQGYSHAIQVDADGQHAINDIPKFINLSEDASQAVICGIPDYDKSVPLGRLIPRYITHFWVWVETLSFRIKDSMCGFRLYPLSSTTELIRNTRIGKRMDFDTEILVKLDWKAVPIINLPTKVTYPEDGSSHFRMWQDNWLITKMHTRLFFGMLVRLPKLIARHFTHSTPKTTL
- a CDS encoding HAL/PAL/TAL family ammonia-lyase, which translates into the protein MAKGQAQISLSSDKNFKETIEQGANFLKNLLQEDGVIYGVTTGYGDSVTEQVPLGNVHELPLHLTRFHGCGLGDTFSVEETRAILGARLTSLTQGYSGVTWELLEQLETLLAHDIMPRIPQEGSVGASGDLTPLSYVAAVLVGEREVFYKGELRSTNDVFEELNIKPLTLQPKEGLAIMNGTAVMTALACIAYQRAEYLIELCSRITALCSIALQGNSAHFDDILFNAKPHPGQNQVAAWIRDDLNHHKHPRNSSRLQDRYSIRCAPHIIGAVKDSLPWMRQIIETELNSANDNPIIDGEGQHVLHGGHFYGGHIAMVMDTLKTGIANLSDLMDRQMALLMDRKFNNGLPNNLSAAQEDRKAINHGFKAVQIGISAWTAEALKNTMPASVFSRSTECHNQDKVSMGTIAARDCLRILQLTEQVAAASLMASSQAVKIRIDRQELEHESLSGSIKNTLDEVFTIFKLVDEDRPLEAELRNFVSLIQDQHWTTYK